TAGTTTAATTGTGGGGAGATTTGTCTTTTCCCTCCATCAGTCTGTAGAACTTGCCATGAGAGGTGGAGAAAAGTTAGTAGCTCCATCTAACGTAGCGAGTTCAGAGGCAAAACCCCGGCCAAACATGTGAAAGTTTTCCCTAATCTTTTGGGTCCCCTGTGCCTGTCCGAGTTTGTTAGGAGactcaccgcccctccccccaactttgCGTTTATGCAGGACCAGAATGGCCACGACATCCCCTAGTGGTTGCCGCTCAAGCCTGGATGCCAAGTACCACAGACTTTGTGATACCACTCAAATCTGGGGCATTGTCCTAGAAGCGGTGGCCGCAGTGGGGGCTGTGACCTCGGTGGCCTTCATGCTCGGTCTCCTGATCCTCATCTGCAAGGTGCAGGACTCCAACAGGCGAAAAGTGCTCCCGACCCAGTTTCTCTTCCTGCTGGGTGTGCTGGGCATCTTCGGCCTCACCTTCGCTTTCATCATCCAACTGGATGGCAGTACAGGGCCCACCCGCTTCTTCCTCTTCGGcgtcctcttctccctctgcttctcctgcCTGCTGGCTCATGCTTTCAACCTGACGAAGCTGGTGCGTGGGAGGAAGCCCCTGTCCTTGCTGGTGATGCTGGGCCTGGCCGTGGGCTTCAGCCTGGTGCAGGACGTCATCGCTATCGAGTACATCGTCCTCACCATGAACAGGACCAATGTCGCCATCTTCTCTGAGCTTTCTGCCTCTCGGCGCAATGAAGACTTTGTCCTGTTGCTCACCTATGTCCTTTTCTTGATGGTGTTGACCTTCCTCACGTCCTGCTCCGTCTTCTGTGGATCCTTCACTGGCTGGAAGAGACACGGGGTCCACGTCTTCCTCACCATGGTTCTCTCCATTGCCATCTGGGTGACGTGGATCACCCTGCTCCTGATTTCTGCCCTTGGCCCCGAGTGGGATGATACCATCCTCAGCTCAGCCTTGGTTGCCAATGGCTGGGTTTTCCTGTTGGCTTACGTTGCGCCCGAGTTTCAGCTGCTCACGAAGCAACGGAACCCCATGGATTACCCTGTTGAGGATGCGTTTTGTAAACCTCAGCTCATGAAGCAGAGCTATGGTGTGGAGAACAGAGCCTACTCTCAAGAGGAAATCACTCAAGGTACAGAGCACGGCTGGGTGAGAATTCCTTGTAGGAAGATGGGAGGGAATCAGAGGATAtcggttgttgttttgttttgtttttacatttttatttatttttgagagacagagagagacagagcacaagtgggggaggggaagagagaatgagacacagaatctgaagcaggctccaggctctgagctgtcagcacagagcccaatgcggcgctcaaactcacaaactgtgagatcatgacctgagccgaagtcggacgcttaaccgcttaacctgagccacccaggcgccccagaatcatAGGATATTGTAACTGTAAGGAACATTCACGATTATCCAGGTCATACCCCTGACAGAACAGACAGGGTCCCCAAGGCTCATCCAGCTGGTTAGAGTTCTAGTAGAACTAGAAGCTGACCTCTGGAGTCTTAATCTAGTACTTTCTACACAATACCCTGTGGGTTTCTCTGAGTCAAAATAAGTTGGAGCAAAGGAATGACTAGAAACATCCCTAGAGACCTGTAGGCGAGATTGTGTTCTTTATGAAAGATAGCTGGGTGTTCCTTCCAGAAACGTGAAGCCTTTATAGATTTGAATGCAGAAAGCCAAGCCATGATTCCTTGCGGTaggcacagagcacagaggagggagaaagcCCTTTTACCACAAACCCGCAGAAATCTCCATAAAGTTACTGAGGGTTCTGATTTATCCTGCACAGCCACATCTTACTGCGTGTCTCTGGGCCCACGGGAGGGAAGAGATTGTATCTGACATAAAAGAATCCAATGATTTTGCTCTTGCCTGAAGTCACGAGTAACCAGGTGTTCTGTTGTTCTCACAACAGAAAGAGGCTACACCGAGAGCTAGAGACTGCCCTTGCCCTTAGGGACCTATCCGTCGGTCTGTGAGGTGTCCACTGCTCTCTGGGCCTAATCAAGAGTCCCTGAGGTTTACACCGACCTCTGGGGGGATGAGTTTGGGAGAGGAATGAGGGACCTCCAAGGCTAGGTTCTTAGGTTCAGCTGACAGTTTCCTCTGCTCTTGAAGCCTGAGGTGCACAGCTTCCTGGTGCTTCTCACGGGAGCTGTGATTCCTCTCCGGGGCGCTTGGAAGGCCAAAGGGAAACAGGGGCGGCTGGAGGGGATGTTTTAGTGCCCATCCACTCCTGTCCATTCTCACGGCTTCACTCTGTCACCGCGCTCCTGGACTCCCTGTTCTCATTCCCTAACTGCGATTCCTccctttcatccttccttccatccattttgtAGGCCACCcgtccccttcctctcccctaaAATACTTCTCTGGCCAGCACATGTTCCTGCTCGCAGACGTTGCTGGCTGTCTAAGATCCACCATGTTGACCTAGGGAGGCTTTTCCCAGCGAGAACCCAACAACCACGGAAGCTGTGCGCTCCATCCAAACAAGCCAAGTCACTCAGTGCC
The genomic region above belongs to Prionailurus bengalensis isolate Pbe53 chromosome B4, Fcat_Pben_1.1_paternal_pri, whole genome shotgun sequence and contains:
- the GPRC5A gene encoding retinoic acid-induced protein 3; this translates as MATTSPSGCRSSLDAKYHRLCDTTQIWGIVLEAVAAVGAVTSVAFMLGLLILICKVQDSNRRKVLPTQFLFLLGVLGIFGLTFAFIIQLDGSTGPTRFFLFGVLFSLCFSCLLAHAFNLTKLVRGRKPLSLLVMLGLAVGFSLVQDVIAIEYIVLTMNRTNVAIFSELSASRRNEDFVLLLTYVLFLMVLTFLTSCSVFCGSFTGWKRHGVHVFLTMVLSIAIWVTWITLLLISALGPEWDDTILSSALVANGWVFLLAYVAPEFQLLTKQRNPMDYPVEDAFCKPQLMKQSYGVENRAYSQEEITQGLEELGDTLYAPYATHFQLQNRTSPKDFSIPRAQTRTSPYNDYEGRKGGS